The following proteins are encoded in a genomic region of Roseinatronobacter sp. S2:
- a CDS encoding ABC transporter substrate-binding protein — MLRTTALAASIGLLGTMAHADTLTFYTAGPGGLADALAEAFEAETGITVNVFQASTGQVMARLEAEEANPQADVVVSASWGSAEEMHARGLLMEYTSAHAETVPDFLKHSHYAAQGVSALAMVWNSQSDVPRPEEWSDLTDEVYRDLVTMPDPSQSGAAFDLVAGLEAAMGDDAWDLLAALADNDMIVPGPNAAALNPVLQGAKAVVFGAVDYISYGQAASGESIEVISPASGTVIAPRPMMILESTANADSARAFVDFVLSDAGQALVAQTYLMPARTDVEGLRPGINDLTIIDVDADAATARRDEIIARFNETVINR; from the coding sequence ATGCTTCGCACAACTGCACTTGCCGCCTCTATCGGCCTTTTGGGCACCATGGCCCATGCCGATACACTGACCTTCTACACCGCTGGCCCCGGCGGGCTGGCCGATGCGCTGGCCGAAGCCTTTGAGGCAGAAACGGGAATTACCGTGAATGTGTTTCAGGCCAGCACTGGTCAGGTCATGGCACGGCTGGAAGCCGAAGAGGCCAACCCGCAGGCCGATGTCGTGGTGTCGGCAAGCTGGGGGTCGGCGGAAGAAATGCACGCACGCGGCCTGTTGATGGAATACACATCTGCACATGCTGAAACGGTTCCTGATTTCCTGAAGCACAGCCATTATGCCGCGCAGGGTGTTTCCGCGCTGGCGATGGTCTGGAACAGCCAAAGCGACGTTCCGCGCCCCGAAGAATGGTCCGACCTGACTGATGAGGTGTATCGCGACCTGGTCACCATGCCGGACCCGTCGCAATCGGGCGCGGCCTTCGATCTGGTTGCGGGCCTTGAGGCCGCGATGGGGGACGACGCATGGGACTTGCTGGCCGCGCTGGCAGATAACGACATGATCGTGCCCGGCCCCAATGCGGCAGCGCTTAATCCGGTATTGCAAGGGGCCAAGGCCGTGGTTTTCGGAGCGGTGGATTACATCAGCTACGGGCAGGCGGCATCAGGTGAGTCGATAGAAGTTATCTCGCCCGCCAGTGGCACCGTGATCGCGCCGCGCCCGATGATGATCCTTGAATCGACTGCGAATGCGGACAGCGCCAGGGCATTTGTCGATTTCGTGTTGTCAGACGCCGGACAGGCCCTTGTTGCGCAAACATATCTGATGCCCGCGCGCACAGATGTTGAAGGGCTGCGTCCGGGTATCAATGACCTGACCATTATTGATGTTGATGCGGATGCCGCCACCGCGCGCCGCGACGAAATTATCGCACGCTTCAACGAAACCGTGATCAACCGCTGA
- a CDS encoding VOC family protein — protein sequence MRKLQSQGVHHITIIGADRQTSIDFWEGVLGMPFVFDQPNLDAPNEGHLYFDPGDGRLITIFTNESRKPDPSRTPTGIGCVHHLAFAVSKATFSQAVARLDERGITHSGVKDRGFMDSIYFKDPLGLLIELASYRFEPPHGFTHAQVLLEAHKIRVARGEYNIAEIHLADAIENLATYGRESLSQDRSAKDPYRSGI from the coding sequence ATGCGAAAACTGCAATCCCAAGGCGTCCATCACATCACCATCATCGGGGCCGACCGGCAGACATCGATTGATTTCTGGGAAGGCGTGTTGGGGATGCCGTTTGTGTTCGACCAGCCCAACCTTGACGCGCCGAATGAGGGGCATTTGTATTTTGACCCCGGCGACGGGCGATTGATCACCATCTTTACCAACGAGTCCCGCAAACCCGACCCGTCGCGCACCCCCACAGGTATTGGCTGTGTGCATCATCTGGCCTTTGCCGTGTCCAAGGCCACGTTCAGTCAGGCCGTTGCGCGGCTGGATGAGCGCGGCATAACCCATAGTGGTGTTAAGGATCGCGGGTTCATGGATTCCATCTATTTCAAGGACCCGCTTGGTCTGTTGATCGAACTGGCCAGCTACCGTTTTGAACCGCCCCACGGCTTTACCCACGCCCAGGTGTTGCTGGAAGCGCATAAGATCAGGGTGGCGCGTGGCGAATATAATATTGCCGAAATCCATCTGGCGGATGCGATAGAAAATCTGGCCACATATGGGCGCGAGTCGCTGTCGCAGGATCGCAGTGCGAAAGACCCTTACCGCTCTGGAATATGA
- a CDS encoding iron ABC transporter permease, with protein sequence MFKRKPLPMLRAQSVLTTLAAVALLVLVGLPVVFILLQAVFPDFARGSFAGAFSKLAILTENDRLLMQARNTLMLAFSVMFGCLVFGLPVGVLRGLFHVPGARIWDVVFLIPFLIPPFIAAIAWMMTLQPRGYLFQLLGFDLGGFLFSFTGVAFVMTLNLFPLVYFAVSRALEMVGGRFASAARVHGARPVQAFFLITLPLSIPAIAASLLIVFAMSIEEFGTPAALAARTGFDVLVTGIYTRLSDWPIDMSGAALGSTMLMAMVLAAFALQNWIATRRSYISQTGKPADLEKTDLGAWRWPVIGVFSLVALIGVVIPLAAIAVTSLTGTISGGLAWSNLDTRHYVPLFQKGSRATQALITSGWLAVVTAFATAVIGGLVAYIVVRGTGRGRAIMDGLSVLPNAIPAIVLAVGIILAWNSPFLPLTLYGTAGILLIAYIGILLPYPIRYAVARLRQISGSLDDAARVAGATQMGSLRHITLPLMAPSLIAAMMLVFAIASRELVASIMLAPAGLRTVGTFVFAQFEQGSVQTGMAMSMVAITITSGILLVVNLWLARQGSSAFSG encoded by the coding sequence GTGTTCAAGCGAAAGCCCTTGCCCATGTTGCGCGCGCAATCTGTTCTGACCACCCTGGCCGCAGTTGCGCTGCTGGTCCTTGTGGGCCTGCCGGTGGTGTTTATCCTGCTGCAAGCCGTGTTTCCCGATTTCGCGCGCGGATCATTTGCGGGGGCATTTTCGAAACTTGCCATTCTGACCGAAAATGACCGCCTGCTGATGCAGGCGCGCAATACGCTGATGCTGGCCTTTTCGGTGATGTTCGGGTGTCTGGTCTTTGGTCTGCCTGTTGGTGTGCTGCGCGGGCTGTTTCATGTGCCGGGTGCGCGCATCTGGGATGTGGTGTTTCTGATCCCGTTTCTGATTCCGCCCTTCATTGCGGCCATCGCGTGGATGATGACGCTGCAACCGCGCGGCTATCTGTTCCAGTTGCTGGGGTTTGATCTGGGGGGCTTTTTGTTCAGCTTTACAGGTGTGGCGTTCGTCATGACGCTGAACCTGTTTCCACTGGTCTATTTTGCGGTATCGCGCGCGCTGGAAATGGTGGGCGGGCGCTTTGCATCTGCCGCGCGGGTGCATGGCGCGCGGCCGGTTCAGGCGTTTTTCCTGATTACGCTGCCCCTGTCGATACCGGCGATTGCTGCCAGCCTGCTGATCGTTTTCGCCATGTCGATCGAGGAATTCGGAACCCCCGCCGCACTGGCCGCGCGCACAGGGTTTGATGTGCTGGTTACGGGCATTTATACGCGGTTGTCAGACTGGCCTATCGACATGTCAGGTGCAGCACTTGGGTCAACCATGCTGATGGCCATGGTGCTGGCGGCGTTTGCCTTGCAGAACTGGATCGCGACACGCCGGTCCTATATCAGCCAGACGGGCAAACCTGCCGATCTGGAAAAAACCGATCTGGGGGCCTGGCGCTGGCCGGTGATTGGGGTGTTTTCACTGGTGGCGCTGATTGGCGTGGTGATCCCGCTGGCGGCAATTGCTGTGACGTCACTTACCGGCACGATTTCGGGGGGGCTTGCGTGGTCCAACCTTGATACGCGCCATTATGTGCCCCTTTTCCAGAAAGGCAGCCGCGCCACACAGGCCCTTATAACAAGCGGCTGGCTGGCCGTGGTGACCGCATTTGCCACTGCGGTGATTGGCGGGTTGGTCGCGTATATCGTGGTGCGCGGCACCGGGCGGGGGCGGGCCATCATGGACGGGCTGTCGGTCCTGCCCAATGCAATCCCTGCGATTGTGCTGGCGGTGGGGATCATCCTTGCATGGAATTCGCCGTTTCTGCCGCTTACACTGTATGGCACGGCGGGCATTTTGCTGATTGCCTATATCGGTATCCTGCTGCCCTATCCGATCCGCTATGCGGTGGCGCGGCTGCGCCAGATTTCAGGCTCGCTTGATGATGCGGCGCGTGTGGCTGGCGCAACGCAGATGGGCAGTTTGCGTCACATCACCCTGCCGCTGATGGCACCGTCACTGATTGCGGCGATGATGCTTGTCTTTGCCATTGCATCGCGTGAATTGGTGGCGTCTATCATGCTGGCCCCGGCGGGGCTGCGCACTGTGGGAACTTTTGTCTTCGCGCAGTTCGAGCAAGGCTCTGTTCAGACAGGCATGGCGATGAGCATGGTTGCGATCACCATCACCTCGGGTATCTTGCTGGTGGTCAACCTGTGGCTTGCGCGACAGGGAAGCAGCGCATTTTCCGGCTGA
- a CDS encoding aldehyde dehydrogenase, protein MVKLDKGRIVKAPDSFFINGEWTAPQGDRRLDVISPVTEKLLFSYPEASAADMDRAVAAARRAFDDGPWPRMPAQERASYLRRVGSLITARLDEIAWAWTTQVGAPISLTRKLVPQNATLFNHYADLIESYAFTDIRHRDDGGEVRVLREPVGVCAAISPWNAPMVLLSYKIAAGLAAGCTMVAKPSPETPLEAYILAECIEQAGLPRGVFNLVPAGREAGDHLIRHRDVEKVAFTGSTAVGKHIMRVCSDRLARVSLELGGKSAAVLLPDADFAKAMPSLMVYSMPITGQVCFSLTRLLVPEARKREFLDMFLPAVQALKLGDPADPATQMGPLAMGRQRERVEGYIAAGRAGGATLACGGGRPRGFDKGFYVEPTVFTDVTPDMAIAQEEIFGPVVSVIGYSDEDDAARKANATPYGLNGAVYSGDPERGFAFARRMRTGGLTVNGLIVDPKHPFGGYRESGMGREGGPEGLENYLEVKTVHMAG, encoded by the coding sequence ATGGTTAAACTGGACAAAGGGCGCATTGTGAAAGCGCCGGACAGCTTTTTCATCAATGGAGAATGGACCGCCCCGCAAGGTGACCGCAGGCTTGATGTCATCTCGCCCGTCACCGAAAAGCTGCTGTTCAGCTACCCCGAAGCCAGTGCCGCCGATATGGACCGCGCTGTTGCCGCCGCGCGCCGTGCCTTCGATGATGGGCCATGGCCGCGCATGCCCGCGCAGGAACGCGCAAGCTATTTGCGCCGCGTGGGCAGCCTGATCACCGCGCGGCTGGATGAAATTGCATGGGCGTGGACCACGCAGGTCGGCGCGCCCATCAGCCTGACGCGCAAACTGGTGCCGCAGAACGCAACGCTGTTCAACCATTATGCGGACCTGATCGAAAGCTACGCCTTCACCGATATCCGCCACCGCGATGACGGGGGCGAAGTGCGCGTGTTGCGCGAACCCGTGGGCGTTTGCGCGGCGATTTCACCGTGGAATGCGCCCATGGTGCTGCTGTCCTACAAGATTGCAGCAGGGCTGGCCGCTGGCTGCACCATGGTGGCCAAACCGTCGCCGGAAACCCCGCTGGAAGCCTATATTCTGGCCGAATGTATTGAACAGGCGGGCCTGCCGCGCGGGGTGTTCAACCTTGTGCCCGCAGGGCGCGAAGCGGGCGACCACCTGATCCGTCACCGCGATGTCGAAAAGGTGGCCTTCACCGGATCAACGGCTGTGGGCAAGCATATCATGCGGGTGTGTTCCGACCGGCTGGCGCGGGTGTCGCTGGAACTTGGCGGCAAATCCGCAGCAGTGCTGTTGCCGGATGCCGATTTCGCCAAGGCAATGCCCAGCCTGATGGTCTATTCCATGCCCATCACAGGGCAGGTCTGCTTTTCGCTGACGCGCCTTCTGGTGCCGGAAGCGCGCAAGCGCGAATTTCTGGACATGTTCCTGCCCGCCGTTCAGGCACTGAAACTGGGCGACCCAGCCGACCCTGCCACCCAGATGGGACCGTTGGCCATGGGCCGGCAACGCGAACGGGTCGAGGGGTATATTGCAGCGGGGCGCGCAGGCGGGGCAACATTGGCCTGTGGCGGCGGGCGCCCGCGCGGGTTTGACAAAGGGTTCTATGTCGAACCCACCGTGTTCACCGATGTGACGCCCGACATGGCGATTGCGCAGGAAGAAATCTTCGGGCCTGTCGTGTCCGTCATCGGCTATAGTGATGAAGATGACGCCGCGCGCAAGGCCAATGCCACGCCTTACGGCTTGAACGGCGCGGTCTATTCGGGCGACCCCGAACGCGGCTTTGCCTTCGCGCGGCGCATGCGCACGGGTGGGCTGACGGTGAACGGGCTGATCGTGGACCCCAAACACCCGTTTGGCGGATACCGCGAATCCGGTATGGGCCGCGAAGGCGGGCCGGAAGGGCTGGAGAATTATCTGGAAGTCAAAACCGTGCATATGGCAGGCTAG
- the glpK gene encoding glycerol kinase GlpK, translating to MGYILALDQGTTSSRGIVFDAQMRIAAIAQEEFPQHYPASGWVEHDPSDLWATTAATARSAIEKAGLHASDIAAIGITNQRETTLIWDRKTGKPIHNAIVWQDRRTADFCAQLRADGHEQMITARTGLLADPYFSATKVKYILDHVDGSRERARKGELAFGTVDSWLIWNLTGGRVHATDATNAARTMLYDIHKGRWSRTICGLLDIPMELLPDVRDCAADFGTTRADLFGREIPILGVAGDQQAATIGQACFSPGMLKSTYGTGCFAVLNTGKTPVASSNKLLTTIAYQLDGTPTYALEGSIFIAGAVVQWLRDGIKIIRAAPETQGLAEQADPSQDLILVPAFVGLGAPYWKPEVRGAIFGLTRNSGPAEFARAALESVGYQTRDLLEAMQADWARDGAQPVLRVDGGMAANDYAMQFLSDIIGAPVDRPQVLETTALGAAWLAGMRAGVWPDMDEFAKGWAVERQFAPQMSEGPRKARYDRWTRSVNAVLGV from the coding sequence ATGGGCTATATACTGGCGCTTGATCAGGGCACGACATCCAGCCGCGGCATCGTGTTTGATGCGCAAATGCGGATTGCGGCCATCGCGCAGGAAGAATTCCCGCAGCATTACCCCGCATCCGGCTGGGTGGAACATGATCCGTCGGATCTGTGGGCGACCACGGCGGCAACGGCCCGTTCGGCGATTGAAAAGGCGGGACTGCATGCCAGTGATATTGCCGCCATCGGCATCACCAACCAGCGCGAAACGACCCTGATCTGGGACCGCAAGACCGGCAAGCCCATTCATAACGCCATTGTCTGGCAGGACCGCCGCACCGCCGATTTCTGTGCGCAACTGCGCGCAGACGGGCATGAGCAGATGATCACGGCCCGCACAGGGCTGCTGGCCGACCCCTATTTTTCCGCAACCAAGGTCAAGTATATTCTTGATCACGTTGACGGGTCGCGCGAACGGGCACGCAAGGGCGAGCTGGCCTTTGGCACGGTGGACAGCTGGCTTATCTGGAACCTGACCGGCGGGCGCGTGCATGCGACCGATGCCACGAATGCCGCGCGCACCATGCTTTATGACATCCACAAGGGCCGCTGGAGTCGCACCATCTGCGGCCTGCTGGATATTCCTATGGAATTGCTGCCCGATGTGCGCGATTGCGCGGCGGATTTCGGCACCACGCGCGCCGATCTGTTCGGGCGCGAAATCCCCATCCTCGGGGTTGCAGGTGACCAGCAGGCCGCGACAATCGGGCAGGCGTGTTTCAGCCCTGGCATGCTGAAATCCACCTATGGAACGGGCTGCTTTGCGGTGCTGAACACGGGCAAAACGCCGGTGGCGTCCAGCAACAAACTGCTGACGACCATTGCCTACCAACTGGACGGAACGCCCACCTACGCGCTGGAAGGGTCCATTTTCATTGCGGGCGCTGTGGTGCAATGGCTGCGTGACGGGATCAAGATTATCCGCGCCGCCCCTGAAACCCAAGGACTGGCCGAGCAGGCAGACCCAAGCCAGGACCTGATCCTTGTGCCCGCCTTCGTGGGGCTTGGTGCACCCTACTGGAAGCCCGAAGTGCGCGGGGCCATATTCGGCCTGACGCGCAATTCCGGCCCTGCGGAATTTGCCCGCGCGGCGCTGGAATCGGTGGGCTACCAGACCCGCGATTTGCTGGAAGCGATGCAGGCCGATTGGGCGCGCGACGGCGCGCAGCCGGTTTTGCGCGTGGATGGCGGCATGGCTGCAAATGATTATGCGATGCAGTTCCTGTCCGATATTATCGGCGCACCCGTTGACCGACCGCAGGTGCTGGAAACCACAGCGCTGGGGGCTGCATGGCTGGCAGGCATGCGCGCGGGCGTCTGGCCGGATATGGACGAATTCGCCAAGGGCTGGGCGGTTGAACGCCAGTTCGCCCCGCAGATGAGTGAGGGGCCGCGCAAGGCGCGCTATGACCGCTGGACACGGTCGGTCAATGCCGTGTTGGGGGTGTGA
- a CDS encoding GntR family transcriptional regulator encodes MDGAATNRQGARTHALRAQIALRQRILNGDYPGGTRLYEVSLAEELAISRTPVREALSRLAEEGLLVRTRAGGFVVRSFAVADVLDMIELRGVLEGTAARLAAERGVCPERMAKIGCLLSQLDSCFGTRPDDTDLDRYSQLNDAFHQALAKLAGSKVLEEEIARVVRLPFAAPSAFLPYKTQIEALVSTLAPAHAQHHAMIDAIAARQGARAEALAREHTGAARANVQQIFAAHPAQGPQLAALGLVIG; translated from the coding sequence ATGGACGGAGCAGCCACAAACCGCCAAGGCGCGCGCACCCACGCATTGCGCGCGCAGATCGCCCTGCGCCAGCGCATTCTGAACGGCGATTATCCCGGCGGAACGCGCCTTTATGAAGTGTCACTGGCCGAAGAACTTGCCATTTCACGCACCCCCGTGCGCGAAGCCCTGTCACGACTGGCCGAAGAAGGGCTGTTGGTGCGCACCCGCGCGGGCGGTTTTGTCGTGCGCAGCTTCGCGGTCGCCGATGTGCTGGACATGATCGAATTGCGCGGCGTGCTGGAAGGGACAGCCGCGCGGCTGGCCGCAGAACGCGGGGTTTGCCCAGAACGGATGGCAAAGATCGGGTGCCTGTTGTCGCAACTGGATTCGTGTTTCGGAACCAGACCGGATGACACTGATCTTGACCGCTACTCGCAATTGAACGACGCCTTTCATCAGGCACTGGCCAAACTGGCAGGCAGCAAGGTGCTTGAAGAAGAAATCGCGCGGGTGGTGCGCCTGCCCTTCGCCGCCCCGTCGGCATTTCTGCCCTACAAGACGCAGATAGAAGCACTGGTCTCGACCCTTGCACCTGCGCATGCGCAGCATCACGCCATGATAGACGCAATCGCCGCACGTCAGGGTGCGCGCGCCGAAGCGCTTGCGCGCGAACACACAGGTGCTGCGCGCGCCAATGTCCAGCAGATTTTCGCAGCCCACCCCGCACAAGGGCCGCAGCTTGCAGCGTTGGGACTGGTTATCGGATAG
- a CDS encoding GNAT family N-acetyltransferase: protein MLTGTPQLETERLILRAPCAQDFPAFAAYFMSDRARFTGGQPDRILAWNRFCTTLGHWHMRGFGVFVMVRRDTGAVIGAAGPFYPEGWPEPEIAWQLWDGTTEGHGFAVEAACATRAHAYDDLGWTTAVSLIAPDNLRSRALAQRLGCTPDGTHPHPHFGPLDIWRHPAG, encoded by the coding sequence ATGCTGACGGGCACCCCGCAACTGGAAACCGAACGCCTGATCCTGCGCGCGCCCTGTGCGCAGGATTTTCCGGCGTTTGCGGCCTATTTCATGTCAGACCGCGCGCGGTTCACCGGCGGTCAGCCCGACCGGATACTGGCATGGAACCGCTTTTGCACAACGCTGGGCCACTGGCATATGCGCGGCTTCGGGGTGTTTGTGATGGTCCGGCGTGATACCGGCGCGGTGATCGGGGCGGCGGGGCCATTTTACCCCGAAGGCTGGCCCGAACCTGAAATCGCGTGGCAGTTATGGGATGGCACCACTGAGGGGCACGGGTTCGCCGTCGAGGCCGCGTGCGCCACCCGCGCACATGCCTATGACGATCTGGGCTGGACAACCGCTGTCAGCCTGATTGCGCCAGACAACCTGCGATCCCGCGCGCTGGCGCAGCGATTGGGTTGCACACCGGACGGAACGCACCCGCACCCGCATTTCGGCCCGCTGGATATCTGGCGGCATCCGGCTGGGTGA
- a CDS encoding methylenetetrahydrofolate reductase, whose amino-acid sequence MNTNHTTGVPDDLLAGWSIEVMPRTAAKVPDFRALLPAGTRVYIAHIDGTPIQDMVDTARRLHDEGFSVMPHFPARSIPDLATLKDWIDRYRSDAGVDQALVLAGGIPKPAGAFASSMDLLQTGAFQDAGYTRLHVAGHPEGNRDIDADGGHAETDAALRWKQHYARDTGVDMAIITQFAFEGQPVFDWIARLRAQDITLPVHVGLAGPAKLQTLIKFAIACGVGPSLNVLKKRARDLSKLLVPYTPDQMLQELRDAQASQPENTPDQVHFFPLGGIKACAEWAQQQNAGRLRRVVG is encoded by the coding sequence GTGAATACCAACCATACAACAGGCGTGCCGGATGATCTTCTGGCGGGATGGTCAATAGAGGTGATGCCACGCACCGCCGCCAAAGTGCCCGATTTCCGCGCACTGCTGCCCGCAGGCACACGCGTTTATATCGCGCATATTGACGGCACCCCCATTCAGGACATGGTCGACACCGCCCGACGCCTGCATGATGAAGGTTTTTCTGTCATGCCGCATTTTCCCGCGCGCTCCATCCCTGATCTGGCCACGCTGAAGGACTGGATTGACCGCTACCGCTCTGATGCGGGGGTTGATCAGGCGCTGGTGCTGGCAGGCGGCATTCCCAAACCTGCGGGCGCATTCGCATCGTCCATGGATCTGCTGCAAACCGGCGCGTTTCAGGATGCGGGCTACACCCGTCTGCATGTCGCAGGCCACCCCGAAGGCAACCGCGACATTGACGCTGATGGCGGACATGCCGAAACCGATGCAGCCCTGCGCTGGAAACAGCACTATGCCCGCGACACTGGCGTGGATATGGCCATCATCACCCAGTTCGCTTTTGAAGGGCAGCCCGTCTTTGACTGGATCGCGCGTCTGCGCGCGCAAGACATCACCCTGCCCGTTCATGTGGGCCTTGCCGGACCCGCGAAATTGCAGACCCTGATCAAATTTGCCATTGCCTGCGGTGTTGGCCCGTCGCTGAATGTGCTGAAAAAACGTGCCCGCGACCTGAGCAAACTGCTGGTGCCCTACACGCCCGACCAGATGTTGCAGGAATTGCGCGATGCGCAGGCCAGCCAACCGGAAAACACGCCCGATCAGGTGCATTTCTTCCCGCTGGGGGGCATCAAGGCTTGCGCGGAATGGGCGCAACAGCAAAACGCCGGACGGTTGCGCCGCGTCGTAGGATAG
- a CDS encoding ABC transporter ATP-binding protein, whose protein sequence is MPDTRRLALRATDIAKSFGDTQVLRNIALDLEPGEVVALLGPSGCGKTTLLRIAAGLLSASSGQMQIAGTRVVDGSRFNAPPEARGIGMVFQDYAIWPHLSVLDNVAFPLRMRKLGRTAREDRAKRALDRVGLLHLADRFPGTLSGGQQQRVALARAIVAEPPLVLFDEPLSNLDRELREGLALEMGALLRDLGLSAIYVTHDQSEAFTIADRVAVMLGGEIAQIDTPEQLFAAPSSVEVAQFLNIGALIEGRMCNARGFTCNRDRLSVPVRVGSAPEGPARILIPRTAIRPDAQGALMAQVLRCQFQGDRYLLHLGLEGDTTNLVCPTDHAVAVHSMIPLAIDADRLRLFPH, encoded by the coding sequence ATGCCAGATACACGTCGCTTGGCCTTGCGCGCCACGGATATTGCCAAATCCTTTGGTGATACACAGGTGTTGCGCAATATTGCCCTTGATCTTGAACCCGGCGAAGTGGTCGCACTGCTTGGCCCTTCCGGCTGCGGCAAGACCACATTGCTGCGCATTGCTGCAGGATTGTTAAGCGCCAGTTCCGGCCAGATGCAGATAGCAGGCACGCGCGTGGTCGATGGCAGCCGGTTCAACGCCCCACCAGAGGCGCGCGGCATTGGCATGGTGTTCCAGGATTACGCAATCTGGCCGCATCTGAGCGTGCTGGACAATGTGGCCTTTCCGCTGCGTATGCGCAAACTGGGCCGCACAGCCCGCGAAGACCGCGCAAAGCGCGCGCTGGACCGTGTGGGGCTGTTGCATCTTGCAGACCGTTTTCCCGGAACATTGTCAGGGGGCCAACAGCAGCGCGTGGCACTGGCCCGCGCGATTGTGGCCGAACCGCCGCTGGTGTTGTTTGATGAACCGCTGTCAAATCTGGACCGCGAATTGCGCGAAGGGTTGGCACTGGAGATGGGCGCATTGCTGCGCGATCTGGGCTTGTCTGCCATCTATGTCACGCATGACCAATCCGAAGCCTTTACCATTGCCGACCGTGTCGCCGTCATGCTGGGTGGTGAAATCGCGCAGATCGACACGCCAGAGCAGCTTTTTGCCGCCCCTTCATCGGTAGAGGTGGCGCAGTTTCTGAATATCGGCGCCCTGATCGAAGGGCGGATGTGCAACGCGCGCGGCTTTACCTGCAACCGCGACCGGCTAAGCGTGCCTGTGCGTGTCGGGTCCGCACCCGAAGGGCCAGCGCGCATCTTGATCCCGCGCACCGCCATTCGACCGGATGCCCAAGGCGCGCTGATGGCGCAGGTTCTGCGCTGCCAGTTTCAGGGGGACCGCTATCTTCTGCATCTGGGCCTTGAGGGCGACACGACAAACCTTGTCTGCCCGACCGACCACGCTGTGGCTGTCCACAGTATGATCCCGCTTGCGATTGATGCCGATCGCCTGCGCCTTTTCCCGCATTAA